One genomic region from Xyrauchen texanus isolate HMW12.3.18 chromosome 16, RBS_HiC_50CHRs, whole genome shotgun sequence encodes:
- the LOC127656887 gene encoding glucosamine 6-phosphate N-acetyltransferase-like, with amino-acid sequence MSPASGMLLDETPLFDPSLLKELDWSSNTVSFSPPISPSQPGEGLVLRPLCTADLDRGFYKVLSQLTVAGDVTEEKFKANFEHMKRSGDYYVIVVEDTNLGQIVATATLIIENKFIHACAKRGRVEEVVVSDVCRGKQLGKLLVSTLTLLSKKLQCYKVTLECAPKNVEFYKKFGFSASDETYMQCRFFH; translated from the exons ATGTCTCC GGCCTCTGGTATGTTGCTTGACGAGACCCCGCTTTTCGATCCATCTCTGCTAAAGGAGCTGGACTGGAGCAGCAACACTGTCTCCTTCTCACCCCCAATTTCCCCCTCTCAGCCTGGGGAGGGTCTGGTCCTTCGTCCTCTCTGTACTGCTGACCTAGATAGAG GCTTCTATAAGGTTTTATCACAGCTCACAGTAGCCGGGGATGTCACAGAGGAAAAGTTCAAAG CAAATTTTGAACATATGAAAAGAAGTGGAGACTATTATGTCATAGTGGTGGAAGACACAAATCTTGGACAAATTGTTGCCACAGCAACACTTATCATAGAAAACAAATTCATCCACGCTTGTGCAAAG AGGGGGCGTGTGGAGGAAGTGGTTGTGAGTGATGTATGCAGAGGGAAACAACTAGGAAAACT GTTGGTATCAACATTGACTCTCCTCAGCAAAAAGTTGCAGTGCTACAAAGTAACACTGGAGTGTGCACCGAAAAATGTGGAATTCTATAAGAAGTTTGGATTCTCTGCATCAGATGAGACTTACATGCAGTGCCGGTTCTTTCATTGA
- the LOC127657349 gene encoding suppressor of cytokine signaling 4-like, with the protein MSERKPKNSDTRPKNLRSWSADSYIRSIKKRSRGSRHEPAPRGEEGEAMDDQSVRSASCPRRRRERKCSCTIPGEMDSDSPCRKGLSRRSLRQKFQDAVGQFLPLRNHHHHHHHQSGSSCPFSVLLWSKRKIHVSELMEDKCPFSPKSELAQCWHLIKKHDTHTKPSLNIEAEPKGPLLSSSPPALISWEEISSAGASSLDDWDPSVQCCAHTDYILVPDLLQINNSPCYWGVLDRFEAEQLLEGQPEGTFLLRDSAQDEYLFSVSFRRYSRSLHARIEQNGKRFSFDGRDPCMYRDPSVTGLLKHYSDPAACLFFEPLLSRPLPRNFSFSLQHICRAVICSCTTYQGIDALPLPYTLRHYLRQYHYRCNGACAI; encoded by the coding sequence ATGTCAGAGAGGAAGCCCAAAAACTCAGACACACGTCCCAAGAATCTTCGGAGCTGGAGTGCTGATAGTTACATCCGCAGTATTAAAAAGCGTTCACGTGGGTCTCGCCATGAGCCAGCGCCCAGAGGGGAAGAAGGGGAAGCAATGGATGACCAGAGTGTGCGCTCTGCATCCTGTCCCAGGAGACGACGAGAGAGAAAATGCAGTTGCACGATCCCAGGAGAAATGGATTCAGACTCTCCATGTAGAAAAGGCCTTTCACGCCGATCTCTGAGACAGAAGTTTCAGGATGCTGTCGGCCAGTTTCTCCCTCTTCGcaatcaccaccaccaccatcaccacCAATCTGGTTCCTCATGCCCATTCTCCGTCCTACTTTGGTCGAAACGAAAGATTCATGTTTCTGAATTAATGGAGGATAAATGTCCCTTCTCACCAAAATCTGAACTAGCTCAGTGTTGGCATTTGATCAAGAAACACGACACTCATACTAAACCCTCTTTAAACATCGAAGCAGAACCCAAAGGGCCCTTATTATCTTCCTCTCCTCCAGCGCTCATTTCCTGGGAGGAGATCAGTTCAGCTGGGGCTTCTAGTCTGGATGACTGGGATCCATCTGTCCAGTGCTGTGCTCACACTGACTACATCTTGGTGCCTGACCTTCTTCAGATCAACAACAGCCCTTGTTATTGGGGTGTTCTGGATCGCTTCGAAGCTGAGCAGCTTTTGGAAGGGCAACCTGAAGGGACCTTTCTGCTCCGAGACTCTGCCCAGGACGAGTACCTCTTCTCTGTTAGCTTCAGACGTTATAGCCGCTCCCTCCATGCTCGGATAGAACAAAATGGGAAACGCTTTAGCTTTGATGGCCGTGATCCTTGTATGTATAGAGATCCTAGTGTGACTGGCTTGCTGAAGCATTATAGTGACCCTGCCGCTTGCCTATTTTTTGAGCCTCTTCTCTCTCGCCCTCTACCAAgaaacttttctttttctctgcAGCATATATGCAGGGCGGTCATCTGTAGCTGTACAACTTATCAGGGTATTGACGCCTTGCCTTTACCTTACACTTTGAGGCACTACCTAAGGCAGTATCACTATAGATGTAATGGGGCTTGTGCTATTTGA
- the LOC127656885 gene encoding serine/threonine/tyrosine-interacting protein A-like has protein sequence MDEWKNLQFPSLPAAKEEQLDWAYPMRREMQEILPGLFLGPYSAAMKSKLSVLEKQGITHIVCVRQDIEANFIKPNFTHKFRYLVLDIADSPVENLIRYFPMTKEFIDGCLEKGGKVLIHGNAGISRSAALVIAYLMETFGVKYRDAFSHVQERRFCINPNVGFVHQLQEYEAIYLAKLTIKMMSPIQLGRSFSIQAGMPGSLKRTLEEDEDFGSMQVTAAQNV, from the exons ATGGACGAATGGAAAAATCTCCAATTCCCGTCCCTGCCAGCCGCCAAAGAAGAGCAGCTG GACTGGGCATATCCAATGAGAAGAGAGATGCAG GAAATCCTCCCAGGCTTGTTTCTTGGTCCCTATTCAGCTGCTATGAAGAGCAAG CTCTCAGTGCTGGAGAAGCAGGGGATAACTCACATTGTGTGTGTCAGACAAGACATTGAGGCCAACTTCATAAAGCCAAACTTCACCCATAAATTTAG GTACCTTGTTTTAGATATAGCAGATAGCCCTGTGGAGAATCTAATTAGATACTTTCCAATG ACTAAAGAATTTATTGATGGCTGTTTAGAGAAAGGGG GAAAGGTACTCATTCATGGAAATGCAGGGATTTCACGAAG TGCTGCATTAGTTATCGCTTACCTTATGGAGACATTTGGAGTTAAATATAG GGATGCCTTTAGTCATGTACAGGAGAGACGGTTTTGCATTAACCCCAATGTAGGCTTTGTTCATCAGCTACAG GAATATGAAGCAATATATCTTGCCAAGCTAACCATCAAGATGATGTCACCTATTCAGTTGGGCAGGTCCTTCTCCATCCAAGCTGGGATGCCAG GAAGCCTAAAACGAACACTAGAAGAGGACGAGGACTTCGGAAGCATGCAAGTTACAGCAGCACAAAACGTATAG